One Thermodesulfobacteriota bacterium genomic region harbors:
- a CDS encoding GPR1/FUN34/YaaH family transporter, with amino-acid sequence MGQKDWANPAPWAIQSVAVLTACAGFVFAGLVPESSVPLIIGILLSCVIPQLIGGIILFRRNEILLGTICALFGTVITMGAAFTLYEIVFMAPKAGAFTPELLGVFWFVLFIITEVFAIGFGRASWFLLLGIAEVGVAFLFLSINAWTGSQIAGIIGGWLLILFSAFCIYASSALLLAEHFEKPILPIGRPIFK; translated from the coding sequence ATGGGACAGAAAGATTGGGCTAATCCTGCGCCATGGGCTATCCAGTCCGTGGCTGTTCTTACGGCCTGTGCAGGTTTTGTTTTTGCTGGACTTGTGCCTGAATCTAGCGTACCACTTATAATTGGGATTCTACTTTCCTGCGTAATTCCACAGCTAATAGGAGGCATAATCCTATTCAGAAGAAATGAAATCCTTCTAGGTACCATCTGTGCTCTTTTCGGCACAGTGATAACGATGGGGGCTGCCTTTACCCTTTACGAGATCGTGTTTATGGCTCCGAAAGCGGGTGCTTTTACCCCGGAACTCTTGGGAGTGTTTTGGTTCGTGCTTTTTATAATAACTGAGGTTTTTGCCATCGGTTTCGGAAGGGCAAGCTGGTTTTTACTTCTTGGAATAGCTGAAGTGGGAGTGGCATTCCTCTTTTTGAGCATCAACGCATGGACGGGTTCCCAGATTGCTGGAATTATCGGAGGCTGGCTCCTTATTTTATTTTCTGCTTTTTGCATCTATGCTTCTTCGGCTCTTCTTCTTGCCGAGCATTTTGAAAAACCTATCTTACCGATAGGAAGGCCTATATTCAAATAA
- a CDS encoding phenylphosphate carboxylase subunit gamma yields MGKVYDTFITKDFEELKEDEEITGVLRDLSPGKTKYKGIYAKFRISKDPAKYPNTLWVRLGRGQLVDKPCSVMILEEVKPF; encoded by the coding sequence ATGGGTAAAGTCTACGACACTTTCATAACAAAGGACTTTGAAGAACTCAAAGAGGACGAGGAAATAACGGGCGTTTTAAGAGATCTAAGCCCTGGAAAAACCAAATACAAAGGCATATACGCTAAATTTCGGATATCCAAAGATCCAGCTAAATACCCTAACACTTTGTGGGTAAGGCTTGGGAGAGGGCAGCTTGTGGACAAACCGTGTTCGGTAATGATACTTGAAGAAGTGAAACCCTTCTGA
- the ppcB gene encoding phenylphosphate carboxylase subunit beta translates to MDLRYFIQKWEKEGQLRRIKAPVDWNLELSHVAKLVEERNGPSLLFENVKGYSSPVITGLYATVRRLSDIMGKPGTASLVELTREWMKTLTQPKAQLESKEVSTGPIFENVKDGDKASVLDFPVPKYYEKDGHRYFGTAVYMVSQDPETGRINLGTFRMGVHDERHLGVQILKGKTTDRILQRYAKARKKMPVCVVMGGDPLLMIASAATLPGVKSAYDAVSTLRGEPLNLVKGELTGLPFPADAEIAIEGEIDPSVMKEEGPFGEYTGYYTEELFKPLPKPVIEIKRIYFRTNPILVATTVGRPVGDQHMLYAFARNAALWTELESMKIPGIQSVYTLPEAAGRFWVIVSVRQMYPGHAEQVAHAVIASNTGMYGVKGVIVVDDDIEADDLPRVWWALGVRYNPLRGTQIIQRGRSTPLDPSLGPEDNKFITPRILINATIPYEWTQKPVEVRLNEEVLKNVKSRWDELGLSDI, encoded by the coding sequence ATGGACCTTAGATACTTCATCCAGAAATGGGAAAAAGAAGGCCAATTAAGAAGGATAAAGGCTCCTGTTGATTGGAACCTCGAACTCTCCCACGTGGCTAAACTCGTTGAAGAAAGAAACGGTCCATCCTTGCTTTTCGAAAACGTAAAGGGCTATTCGAGCCCGGTAATAACTGGATTGTATGCCACAGTAAGGAGACTCTCGGACATAATGGGAAAACCTGGAACTGCCTCTTTAGTTGAGCTTACGAGGGAATGGATGAAGACGCTCACCCAGCCAAAAGCACAACTTGAGTCAAAAGAGGTATCAACGGGGCCGATATTTGAAAATGTAAAAGACGGGGATAAGGCCAGTGTTCTAGATTTTCCGGTCCCCAAATACTACGAAAAGGATGGACATCGCTATTTTGGAACTGCCGTCTATATGGTTAGTCAGGATCCAGAAACTGGCAGAATAAATCTCGGTACCTTTAGGATGGGTGTCCATGACGAAAGACACTTAGGCGTCCAGATCCTTAAAGGAAAGACGACAGACAGGATACTTCAAAGATACGCAAAGGCAAGAAAGAAGATGCCAGTATGTGTCGTTATGGGGGGGGATCCGTTGCTAATGATAGCAAGCGCCGCTACTTTGCCCGGTGTCAAAAGCGCGTACGACGCAGTAAGCACACTGAGGGGAGAACCGCTGAATCTAGTTAAAGGTGAACTTACAGGATTGCCATTTCCTGCAGATGCGGAGATAGCAATAGAAGGGGAGATAGATCCCAGTGTGATGAAGGAAGAAGGGCCATTTGGCGAGTATACGGGATATTACACTGAAGAACTCTTCAAGCCCCTTCCCAAACCTGTAATAGAGATTAAGAGGATATACTTTAGAACAAACCCCATACTTGTTGCAACTACAGTCGGTAGACCGGTTGGTGACCAACACATGCTTTACGCCTTCGCCAGGAATGCCGCCCTTTGGACTGAGCTTGAAAGCATGAAGATACCCGGGATCCAGTCTGTCTACACTCTTCCCGAGGCGGCGGGCAGATTCTGGGTCATCGTCTCTGTAAGACAGATGTATCCAGGTCATGCCGAGCAGGTAGCCCATGCCGTCATAGCTTCCAATACAGGAATGTATGGAGTGAAGGGTGTGATAGTAGTTGATGATGATATTGAGGCCGATGACCTTCCAAGGGTGTGGTGGGCATTGGGGGTACGTTATAATCCGCTGCGGGGGACACAGATAATACAGAGGGGGAGGTCCACTCCACTTGATCCGTCATTGGGGCCTGAAGATAACAAGTTTATCACTCCCCGTATTCTTATAAATGCAACGATTCCTTACGAGTGGACCCAGAAGCCTGTGGAAGTGAGACTTAATGAGGAGGTTTTAAAGAATGTAAAATCCCGTTGGGATGAGCTCGGTCTAAGTGATATTTAA
- a CDS encoding PEP-utilizing enzyme, with product MRHTTKFPDPHEYLKEIPEELSGWEEMYPPHFLFGKEREEWEKRQFWYLDKIHAPNPMPPLDHIFQQAWQISLSQHTTRVFCIPPAQGVAHRIVGCYQYICAVEPPPEEIVAEKAVFFKERAHYPVEHYDELWDEWLKRFRALGEELRNIKVPELLPKYLSREEVYPNDYRGYTQAYELIEAFDRMVDLLYKGWQYHFNLLNLCYLYYLMFYDLARKLFPGISESAIGKMIAGVEAYMFKPEEELCRLARRAHAEPKVAEILKKDKPAKEKMEELKTFEVGRRWLDELEDSKDPWFYVSCGSGWYHYEGSWINNLDIPFGYLKSYLERLDRGEKIERSLSEIAEAREKIVSEYKRLIKTDEDRESFESAYRDCLTLYRFAEGHIFWVENWLHTIWFEKAREVGRVLVKAGALKHEDDIFMFNRLEIPTLIEDVCTAWALGEGVPTLKWAEKAEKRRKILEAAAKWTPSPALGVPPKEVAEPFTVMLWGITTEKVEEWLKGVSIKPEEVVEIKGFASSKGQVEGPARVVKTIEEIVTLQEGEILVCPSTNPSWAPVFTKIKAAVTDIGGVTCHAAIVAREYGLPSVTGTGIATQVIKTGDIIRVDGDTGVVTIIKRAA from the coding sequence ATGAGACATACCACGAAATTTCCTGACCCACACGAATATTTAAAAGAGATACCAGAAGAACTCTCCGGCTGGGAGGAGATGTACCCGCCCCACTTCCTCTTCGGAAAAGAAAGAGAGGAGTGGGAAAAAAGACAATTCTGGTATTTGGACAAGATACATGCTCCGAACCCGATGCCACCACTCGATCACATATTCCAGCAAGCTTGGCAGATCTCACTCTCCCAGCACACTACAAGAGTTTTCTGTATTCCTCCTGCCCAAGGCGTAGCCCACAGAATAGTTGGGTGCTACCAGTACATCTGTGCAGTTGAGCCGCCACCTGAGGAAATAGTTGCCGAAAAGGCGGTCTTTTTCAAAGAGAGGGCCCATTACCCTGTTGAGCACTATGATGAACTATGGGATGAGTGGCTGAAAAGGTTCAGAGCCCTGGGAGAAGAATTACGAAACATTAAGGTACCGGAGCTATTACCGAAGTATCTTTCCCGGGAAGAGGTTTATCCCAACGACTACAGAGGTTACACTCAGGCGTACGAACTTATAGAAGCCTTCGACAGAATGGTTGACCTTTTGTACAAGGGGTGGCAGTACCACTTCAATCTTTTAAACCTTTGTTACCTTTACTATCTTATGTTTTATGACCTCGCAAGGAAGCTATTTCCGGGAATAAGCGAAAGTGCGATAGGGAAAATGATAGCAGGAGTTGAGGCTTACATGTTTAAACCAGAAGAAGAACTCTGCAGACTCGCAAGGAGAGCCCATGCCGAACCGAAAGTTGCGGAGATACTCAAAAAGGATAAGCCCGCAAAAGAGAAGATGGAGGAACTCAAGACATTTGAGGTTGGAAGAAGATGGCTCGACGAACTTGAGGACTCAAAGGATCCATGGTTCTATGTGAGCTGCGGAAGTGGGTGGTACCATTACGAGGGAAGCTGGATAAATAATCTTGATATACCTTTCGGATACTTAAAGAGTTATCTCGAAAGGTTGGATAGGGGAGAAAAGATTGAAAGGTCACTTAGCGAGATTGCGGAAGCGAGAGAAAAGATTGTGAGCGAGTATAAAAGGCTCATAAAGACTGATGAAGACAGAGAAAGCTTTGAGAGTGCCTACCGCGATTGTCTAACCTTGTACAGATTCGCCGAAGGCCACATATTCTGGGTTGAGAACTGGCTCCACACAATATGGTTCGAAAAGGCAAGAGAAGTCGGAAGGGTTCTCGTTAAAGCCGGTGCTCTCAAGCACGAAGATGACATATTCATGTTCAACAGGCTCGAAATCCCGACTCTCATAGAAGACGTATGCACCGCCTGGGCACTTGGAGAGGGGGTACCCACGCTTAAATGGGCTGAGAAGGCAGAGAAGAGAAGAAAGATACTGGAGGCTGCCGCAAAATGGACACCTTCTCCCGCTTTAGGAGTACCTCCGAAAGAAGTTGCGGAGCCCTTTACTGTTATGCTCTGGGGTATAACGACTGAAAAGGTCGAAGAGTGGTTAAAAGGTGTGTCAATAAAACCGGAAGAGGTGGTGGAGATAAAAGGTTTCGCTTCCTCCAAAGGCCAGGTAGAAGGTCCGGCAAGGGTCGTAAAGACCATAGAGGAGATAGTCACGCTCCAGGAGGGAGAGATACTAGTTTGTCCGTCAACCAATCCATCTTGGGCTCCTGTCTTTACGAAGATAAAAGCGGCTGTTACGGACATTGGAGGGGTTACATGCCACGCGGCAATCGTGGCAAGAGAATACGGGCTTCCTTCAGTCACTGGGACTGGAATTGCAACCCAGGTGATAAAGACGGGAGACATAATAAGGGTGGATGGAGATACAGGTGTTGTGACAATTATAAAAAGGGCCGCATAA
- a CDS encoding UbiX family flavin prenyltransferase: MAHEKKKIILGITGATGVVYGIRTLEILHKKGQEVHLIITDAGIKNIEIETPFKLEDVKAMAQRVYDIDDLTAPIASGSCIMDGMIVIPCTIKTLSAIANSFNHNLLVRAADVTLKERRRLVLVVRETPLHEGHLRLMLRVTRMGGIIMPPVPSFYHKPKSIEDIIDQTVGKVLDMFGIDARLFERWGNHKR; encoded by the coding sequence ATGGCTCATGAAAAAAAGAAGATTATACTAGGAATAACCGGTGCAACCGGGGTTGTATACGGGATAAGGACACTAGAAATCCTCCATAAAAAGGGGCAAGAGGTTCACTTAATCATAACTGATGCAGGAATAAAAAACATCGAAATAGAGACGCCATTCAAGCTTGAGGACGTAAAAGCCATGGCCCAAAGGGTTTACGATATAGATGATCTTACAGCCCCGATTGCCAGTGGTTCATGCATAATGGATGGGATGATAGTGATACCATGCACCATTAAGACACTTTCGGCAATAGCTAACTCCTTCAATCACAATCTCTTAGTCAGGGCCGCAGATGTCACCCTCAAAGAGAGAAGAAGGCTCGTTCTTGTTGTGAGAGAAACCCCTCTACATGAAGGACACTTGAGACTTATGCTCAGGGTGACTCGGATGGGTGGAATTATTATGCCTCCTGTCCCCTCATTCTACCATAAACCTAAATCAATAGAGGACATCATCGACCAGACCGTTGGTAAGGTTCTAGATATGTTCGGCATAGATGCCCGCCTCTTTGAAAGATGGGGGAACCATAAAAGGTGA
- a CDS encoding LysR family transcriptional regulator gives MLSFSLNSLLVFCAVAKFGSFSKAAEALFMTQPGVSNHVKQLEAQIGKKLIVRGKNGIHLTGEGKTVFKYAERIDSLAEELERYIRNVKKEESVVLRIAITTVYSKVLIPTLLGSFIRNYPNVTIKLDLANTQEMLGKVLKGEVDCAILANAKRSKRIEVVPLVREELVLITDKAHPLSAYETVSLKEIAKFPLIMREEGSATRKVVLQAFESLRIKPSIVFEVKSTEFIKEWVMEGRGISILINRAISEEEKKHMNVIKIEEPLYLEVSIVFLKSNRTNHAIERFVNHIEELKSKSLLCS, from the coding sequence ATGCTCTCTTTCTCCCTCAACTCCCTTCTCGTCTTCTGCGCTGTCGCAAAATTTGGTAGCTTCTCTAAGGCAGCGGAAGCGCTTTTTATGACACAGCCGGGTGTTTCTAATCACGTAAAGCAGTTGGAAGCTCAGATAGGAAAAAAGCTCATAGTGAGAGGTAAAAACGGTATACATTTGACGGGTGAGGGAAAAACCGTTTTTAAGTATGCGGAAAGGATCGATAGCCTCGCAGAAGAACTGGAAAGGTACATAAGGAATGTAAAAAAAGAAGAGAGTGTGGTTTTAAGGATCGCCATAACTACTGTATATTCAAAAGTTTTGATACCCACGCTCCTAGGTAGCTTTATAAGGAACTACCCTAATGTCACCATAAAGTTGGATCTAGCCAATACCCAAGAGATGTTAGGAAAAGTTTTAAAAGGTGAAGTTGACTGTGCAATCTTGGCCAATGCTAAAAGATCCAAAAGGATAGAAGTGGTACCACTTGTGCGAGAGGAACTGGTTCTCATTACAGACAAGGCACATCCGCTCAGTGCGTATGAAACGGTCTCTTTAAAAGAGATCGCAAAATTTCCGCTCATTATGAGGGAGGAAGGATCTGCCACAAGAAAGGTCGTTCTTCAGGCCTTTGAATCTCTGCGGATCAAACCTTCCATAGTATTCGAGGTAAAAAGTACTGAGTTTATAAAGGAATGGGTGATGGAGGGAAGAGGGATTTCAATTCTCATAAATAGAGCCATTTCTGAGGAAGAGAAGAAACACATGAACGTCATAAAGATTGAAGAGCCCCTGTACCTTGAGGTTTCAATAGTTTTTTTAAAATCGAATAGGACAAACCACGCAATAGAAAGATTTGTAAACCATATAGAGGAGCTCAAATCGAAATCCCTTCTTTGTTCGTGA
- a CDS encoding HAD hydrolase family protein, producing MRHEKNLKEAEERAKRVRVFVHDIHGVLTTDSVYCDQEGQRRYDFWHMDGFGDLSLSANGIIPIFLDSTSIDNEGLHRAKELKLEKYYYKVTPKEKMAKLEELKKEFGVLDEEIGYLGYELFDIPFMKKVGFPVATSDAADEVKELAVYVTSVPGGRGAMREICEFILRAKGIWDEWVDKVTKMGYK from the coding sequence ATGAGACACGAAAAAAACCTAAAAGAAGCCGAAGAGAGGGCAAAAAGGGTAAGAGTCTTCGTCCACGATATCCACGGTGTGCTAACCACCGATTCTGTCTATTGTGACCAAGAAGGACAAAGGAGATACGATTTCTGGCACATGGACGGATTCGGTGATCTTTCCCTTTCGGCAAATGGGATTATTCCTATCTTTCTCGATAGCACTTCAATCGATAACGAAGGCTTACACAGGGCAAAAGAGTTGAAACTTGAAAAATACTATTACAAGGTAACCCCAAAGGAGAAAATGGCAAAGTTGGAAGAACTAAAGAAGGAATTCGGTGTTCTGGACGAAGAGATAGGTTATTTGGGATACGAGCTATTCGACATACCCTTTATGAAAAAAGTTGGATTTCCTGTGGCCACTAGTGACGCGGCAGATGAGGTAAAAGAGCTGGCAGTCTACGTAACATCTGTTCCTGGCGGAAGGGGCGCTATGAGAGAAATATGCGAGTTCATTTTAAGAGCAAAAGGGATATGGGATGAATGGGTCGATAAAGTGACAAAGATGGGTTACAAATAG
- a CDS encoding UbiD family decarboxylase, with the protein MEKGIIRSLREYLDLLKRENLLISIRDKVKKEALPEIIQRLSRTGKALLFESLDGYDCRVVANLVPSQKVFNLLFPGENDPYSAFVERSSGILKKTFVQERGDYISINVTENDDVLTTIPILKHYESDSAPYITTAIVSSYDPETKVVGRGIHRMEYRGKNRFGISLVNPPLADIKEKYKLENKKMPVSVSIGVDPLTFMAMALKIPNNVDKIEVAGSLRGESIAVIRSFDSDIDVPYGTEFILEGVIHLEEEEKDGPLGEISGYYMTIERTPTVHINRISYRKDPIYHALLPTSLEADMYLTFVSKAHMEGNVKRLFPFVHEIVFLERTFGSSIVITTSPTERKRINNLLHFVLSFPMIKKAVIVDSDVDPYDLQEIEWAIVTRCFAKDDLILLFSMQGQPIDPEAKIMGGVTKIGINATTYGKEMEGRAVVKKGEKELVESIVKKYGS; encoded by the coding sequence ATGGAAAAAGGAATTATTCGATCGCTTCGTGAGTATCTCGATCTGCTAAAAAGAGAAAACCTTCTTATCTCGATCCGAGATAAGGTCAAAAAGGAGGCTTTGCCAGAAATCATACAAAGACTATCGAGGACTGGCAAAGCCCTACTTTTTGAAAGTTTGGACGGTTACGATTGTCGAGTTGTTGCTAACCTTGTACCCTCGCAGAAGGTTTTCAATCTTCTCTTTCCAGGAGAAAATGATCCTTACTCTGCCTTTGTAGAAAGAAGTTCTGGGATTTTAAAAAAGACCTTCGTTCAAGAAAGAGGCGATTACATATCTATCAATGTGACCGAAAATGACGATGTCCTTACGACAATACCGATTCTGAAACACTATGAAAGTGATTCGGCGCCTTACATAACTACAGCTATTGTATCCTCCTATGATCCTGAAACGAAGGTCGTTGGGCGAGGGATCCACAGGATGGAGTATAGAGGAAAAAATAGGTTCGGTATCTCCCTTGTCAACCCTCCCCTTGCCGATATCAAGGAAAAATACAAGCTCGAGAATAAAAAAATGCCCGTTTCCGTATCTATTGGTGTGGATCCTCTAACTTTTATGGCTATGGCTCTTAAGATCCCTAACAACGTGGACAAAATTGAAGTTGCAGGCTCCCTTCGAGGGGAAAGCATAGCAGTTATTAGGTCCTTCGACTCTGATATAGATGTGCCGTACGGAACGGAGTTTATACTTGAAGGGGTAATACACCTGGAGGAGGAAGAAAAAGACGGCCCTCTAGGAGAGATAAGTGGGTACTATATGACGATTGAAAGGACACCTACTGTCCATATAAATAGGATTTCGTACAGGAAAGACCCCATATATCACGCGTTACTTCCCACAAGCTTGGAAGCTGATATGTACCTTACATTTGTGAGTAAGGCCCACATGGAAGGAAACGTAAAAAGACTATTTCCCTTTGTACATGAGATCGTTTTTCTCGAAAGGACTTTTGGCTCATCGATAGTCATAACCACAAGCCCTACGGAGAGGAAGAGGATAAATAACCTTTTACACTTCGTCCTTTCTTTTCCCATGATAAAAAAAGCTGTTATTGTAGATAGCGATGTCGATCCTTACGATTTGCAGGAGATTGAGTGGGCAATTGTTACCAGATGTTTTGCCAAAGATGATCTCATCCTGCTTTTTTCTATGCAGGGTCAACCAATAGATCCTGAGGCAAAAATAATGGGAGGCGTAACGAAAATTGGAATAAATGCTACAACTTACGGGAAGGAAATGGAGGGAAGGGCTGTTGTAAAGAAAGGGGAAAAGGAACTCGTAGAAAGTATAGTGAAAAAATATGGCTCATGA
- a CDS encoding phosphoenolpyruvate synthase, whose protein sequence is MGKFTKGFHEIRKDMFQICGGKASHLGELTSIGLNVPYGFCVTADAFFHHLRKNNLEKRVFEIAKTINYDDISDLDRKTEEIRSLIENADMPDEIADEIVEGYESLGKDEPYVAVRSSVAIKDSDISSFPGLMDTYHYVKGTQAIMDYVKKCWASVFTSRATAARYRKGIEHERAIIAPIIQRMVNAKCAGVMFTLNPVDGDVSKIVIEGAWGIGEGVVSGNVTPDRFVIDKILLEINERKVSLKTVKYVYDPELKRPSYKEVPEEDKSRCCLEEKEIMELVRLAKLIENHYKTPMDIEWAVDKDFEFPKNVFILQARAESVWSKKKAEPVIGKKSSYELLMERAMKTIKVGQ, encoded by the coding sequence ATGGGAAAATTCACCAAAGGATTCCATGAGATAAGAAAGGACATGTTCCAAATTTGCGGTGGAAAGGCTTCGCATCTAGGGGAGCTAACAAGTATAGGACTTAATGTTCCGTATGGTTTTTGCGTCACCGCGGACGCTTTTTTCCATCATCTTAGAAAAAACAACCTCGAAAAGAGAGTATTTGAGATCGCAAAAACGATAAACTACGACGACATATCAGATCTTGATAGAAAAACGGAAGAGATCCGTTCGCTAATTGAAAACGCGGATATGCCAGATGAAATTGCGGATGAAATAGTGGAAGGGTACGAAAGTTTAGGAAAGGACGAACCTTATGTGGCTGTGCGTTCGTCGGTTGCCATAAAGGATAGTGACATATCCTCATTTCCGGGACTCATGGACACGTACCACTACGTAAAAGGAACTCAAGCAATTATGGACTACGTAAAGAAATGTTGGGCTTCGGTTTTTACGTCCAGGGCAACGGCAGCGCGGTATAGAAAAGGGATAGAACACGAAAGGGCAATAATCGCGCCTATTATCCAGAGGATGGTAAATGCAAAGTGCGCCGGTGTTATGTTTACATTGAACCCCGTAGATGGAGACGTATCCAAAATCGTGATAGAAGGTGCTTGGGGAATAGGGGAAGGGGTCGTATCCGGAAATGTGACACCCGACAGATTCGTGATAGACAAAATATTGCTCGAAATTAACGAGCGGAAAGTCTCCTTAAAAACGGTGAAGTACGTTTACGACCCGGAACTAAAACGACCATCATACAAGGAAGTACCAGAGGAAGATAAAAGTAGATGCTGTTTAGAGGAAAAGGAGATAATGGAACTTGTAAGACTCGCAAAACTTATAGAAAACCACTACAAGACTCCCATGGATATAGAGTGGGCTGTGGATAAAGACTTTGAATTTCCGAAGAACGTTTTTATACTCCAGGCCCGGGCCGAGTCTGTCTGGAGTAAGAAAAAAGCAGAGCCTGTAATAGGTAAAAAGAGTAGTTATGAACTCTTGATGGAAAGGGCCATGAAAACTATAAAGGTTGGACAATAA
- a CDS encoding HAD hydrolase family protein yields MKLRENAKVKEGAIEKAKKVTFVVIDIHGVLTDNTLYYTPEGIKSERFSLRDRIGFKLLHEAGIRTAFLTSKISRADQAVSKIYGVPEEFLWGSSQKMALTTEMQNKYGFRDEEMCYIGDEMIDLGMMRRAGFSVAPQDASKEAKEIADLVTEAKGGQGVVREVAEFILRAQGKWDEVLNSLSL; encoded by the coding sequence ATGAAGTTAAGAGAAAATGCAAAAGTAAAAGAAGGAGCGATAGAGAAGGCAAAAAAAGTCACTTTCGTGGTCATCGACATTCACGGAGTCTTAACCGACAACACCCTATATTACACTCCCGAAGGTATAAAATCTGAGCGATTCTCTCTAAGGGATAGAATCGGTTTTAAGCTGCTTCATGAAGCGGGAATCCGTACCGCATTCCTCACAAGTAAGATATCCCGTGCAGATCAGGCCGTCTCAAAGATCTACGGAGTTCCAGAGGAATTTTTGTGGGGAAGTTCACAGAAGATGGCTCTTACAACCGAGATGCAAAATAAATACGGCTTCAGAGATGAAGAGATGTGTTATATAGGGGACGAGATGATAGACCTTGGAATGATGAGAAGGGCTGGATTCTCCGTTGCTCCTCAAGACGCTTCAAAGGAAGCAAAAGAGATAGCCGATCTGGTTACAGAGGCAAAGGGCGGCCAAGGTGTAGTAAGGGAGGTTGCGGAATTTATACTTAGGGCACAGGGAAAATGGGATGAGGTTTTAAACAGTTTGAGTTTGTAA
- the ppcA gene encoding phenylphosphate carboxylase subunit alpha, whose protein sequence is MAYKYFIDNREYVEALRKSGDLVDIHEEVDWDLELGAIVRRTCEKKGPAPYFHKIKDYPGFSAFGAPIATWRRLAVVLGLPPETPISGIVDEWRRRTSGPCHKPEIVDKKDAPCKEIILDGDDISLFDLPAPMVHDGDGGRYIGTWHFIVAKDEETGFVNWGMYRQMIFDEKTMVGPVLPFSDMGKIFYTKYEAKGKPMPFATVIGPDPLSALASLAPTPLPEAEFTGQLMGEPVKLVKCETNDLYVPATAEIVIEGEVLPNARLEEAPFGEYTGYRTSPRDKRCVYRVKCITMRKNAIMTVSNMGVPVDEGQLLRSFTLAMDMELLLKSQGLPITGVYMWPESTHHLLVVGVKPVYSGIAQQVASLVLGSKAAAWFHIVVVVDDTTDIYSLEEVIHSICTKWHPVRGTILMPFGAGTPLNPFASPEERFSQKSPKVVLDCTFPLEWPKAFLPTKVSFREVYPKDVQEKVIKNWKDYGFKD, encoded by the coding sequence ATGGCTTACAAGTATTTTATCGATAACAGAGAATATGTAGAGGCACTTAGAAAGTCGGGTGATCTCGTCGACATCCACGAGGAGGTAGACTGGGATTTGGAACTTGGTGCGATAGTCCGAAGGACCTGTGAAAAAAAGGGCCCGGCTCCTTATTTTCACAAGATTAAAGACTATCCTGGGTTTTCTGCCTTCGGAGCTCCAATTGCGACATGGAGAAGATTGGCTGTAGTCCTTGGTCTTCCACCCGAGACACCCATATCTGGAATTGTGGACGAGTGGAGGAGGAGAACATCCGGGCCTTGTCATAAGCCCGAGATTGTAGACAAAAAGGATGCTCCTTGCAAAGAGATAATATTGGATGGAGATGATATAAGCCTATTTGATTTGCCTGCCCCTATGGTTCACGACGGCGATGGGGGACGATACATAGGCACTTGGCATTTTATTGTGGCAAAAGATGAAGAGACGGGATTTGTAAACTGGGGTATGTATAGGCAGATGATATTCGATGAAAAGACGATGGTTGGACCTGTCCTTCCTTTTTCCGACATGGGGAAGATCTTCTACACAAAGTACGAAGCCAAAGGAAAGCCTATGCCTTTTGCCACAGTTATTGGGCCCGATCCTTTGTCTGCTTTGGCGAGTTTAGCTCCTACTCCTTTGCCTGAGGCGGAATTCACAGGGCAGCTTATGGGCGAGCCAGTAAAGCTCGTCAAGTGTGAAACTAACGATCTTTACGTTCCTGCAACTGCCGAGATAGTGATAGAGGGCGAGGTTTTACCAAACGCTAGACTTGAAGAGGCGCCATTCGGCGAATATACCGGGTATAGAACGAGCCCAAGGGACAAAAGGTGCGTTTACAGAGTCAAATGTATTACAATGAGAAAAAACGCGATTATGACCGTTTCAAACATGGGAGTTCCGGTAGACGAAGGACAGCTACTTAGATCTTTCACACTCGCGATGGACATGGAACTTCTTCTCAAAAGCCAGGGACTGCCCATAACTGGTGTTTATATGTGGCCAGAATCGACCCATCACCTTCTAGTTGTGGGCGTAAAGCCTGTTTATTCTGGAATAGCTCAACAGGTTGCATCCCTCGTTCTTGGAAGCAAAGCGGCCGCCTGGTTTCACATTGTTGTCGTTGTGGACGACACTACGGACATATACAGCTTAGAAGAAGTCATCCATTCCATATGCACCAAGTGGCATCCGGTAAGGGGAACAATACTTATGCCTTTTGGTGCCGGAACCCCACTTAACCCCTTTGCTAGTCCGGAAGAACGCTTTTCTCAGAAGTCTCCTAAGGTTGTGCTTGATTGCACCTTTCCTTTGGAGTGGCCAAAAGCTTTCCTTCCGACAAAGGTAAGCTTCAGAGAAGTTTATCCCAAAGATGTACAAGAGAAGGTTATAAAAAATTGGAAGGACTATGGATTCAAAGATTAG